The sequence TGCATTCTATGGCTTCGCTGTAGGTAAGTTTAAGAATGTTCAAGATGTTGTAACCTCAATGGTTAAGCAAATGAACACGATGGGTTACGTTTTGGTTCTAACGTTCTTCTGTTATAACTTCCTTGCGTTGATGAGTTACTCAGGTCTTGGTACCTATGTCACTTACTTAGGTGCTAGCTTCCTAGAGATGCTTGGTCTACAACAGTTCCCTATTTTGCTGATCATCGGTTTCATTGTAGTAACGGGTATCATCAACTTGTTCGTAGGCGGCCTAACTTCAAAGTGGATGCTTCTTGGTCCAATCTTTGTACCGATGCTATACCAAGTAAACCCAGATATGACGCCTGACATGGTAGCAGCAGCTTACCGCGTAGCGGATTCATCCACCAACATCATCACACCAATGATGACGTATGCGGGTGTTATCCTAGCGTTCATGCGTAAATACAAGCCAGAGCTAAGCTTTGGTGACGTTATCGCGATGATGGTGCCGTACTCAGTGGCATTCCTACTGTCTTGGACAGCACTACTTATCGGTTTCTTCACATTCGGTATCCCACTAGGTTTCTAATCTAGTTACAAATACCTGATGAAAACAAAGCCCTCGACTTCGCAAGAAGTGAGGGCTTTTTCGTTTAGTATTTACGAAGAATATCGAAATCTATTTGCTAGAGGCACAATAGCCAAACCTGGCAAGGTAATGCCAAACCTTTTTCACATCCTGCTCATCGTAACCTTGTCTGGTCACCGCTAATCCTATGAGCAGTGGGTTTACAACCCCTTCACTAGCAATCTCTTTCGCCAATTCAATATACTGCTGCCCACGATAGTCTGGATGGGCGCTCATCTCATCGATACTCAGCTCGAAACCTTGATGCCAACGAACTGGGACACCTAATTGGCGTGCGTGCTTCTCAATATCTGTTCCTCGGTAGACAGGATCAAGCACCACGCACGCGATGTCATCTTTCACAGAGACTTCACCATGGATATGCGCCTCAATGTAATCATCCAACCTGTCTTGATCGTCCGAGAGGGCCTTCTCTATCAAAACATCAAGCCCCCTTGATACCGCAAAATCTTCTGGCTCAAAGAAGCTATCCGGATAACAAAATGTTGTACGCTCCAATACTTGAGGTTTTAGCTCAAAATACGCCGAGCCAAATCTTGGGGATGCTCCCATACCATACTGGCGATAGTTCAGCGCCCCATATTTAGGCCTCAAACACTCTGCGGCTTGGTCATAAGCACCATCAAACACTCGCTGTTCCCAAAGCCAGCGCTCTCCACCTTGATACGCTGTCAGGCCACCATTGCTGGTTCCGGTTTCAAATTGAGATTTTAGAAAGCCATCGTCAGCGATTGCTGCCAGCAAAGGCTTACCTGTAGCAGTCAACCTATCAGGGTGGAAATTTATGGTGACACTGTGACCTTTCGAGTATTCACCTCCCACTGATTTACTCTTAATATTCGCTAACGCTTGTTCCACCGCATTTTGACTCATTCATTCTCCTAAGCTGCTAAAAATCATAAGATTAGATCAACACCAAATGAACGCGCAACCACTACCACCACCCAAAAACAAAACAGTGAGACAAACGCACAGACAAATAGGCTAAACCAAAAAGATAACTTTCCTAGCAGATAGGGAAACAACAAAAACATCGGTAGGGTTGGTATGACATACCAAAAGGTATAGTAGGCGTGATTTGCCAGCTTCTCTTGCCCTTGGCCCTCTATATACATCCAAATTAACGCTAAAATGGTGACCATAGGCAACGCCGCCACCAGAGCGCCCAACTTATCGCTGCGCTTAGCAATCTCCGAAACTAAAACAATAATCGATGCAGTCGCAAACAGCTTAATTACAATCCAAAGCATGCCGCCTCCAATAACGTTTGAGTCTCTTCTATTGTAGGAGAAGGGGCTCTATTATTTGAGAAACAGCGGATGTAAGGTTCTGAGAACATTAATAACCCGATGACTTTGGTTCGGTCATCGGGTTGTCTCTTTGCTTATGAGACAATAACCGTCTGTTTTGTCGTCATAGAATCAAGCGCTTTTTCAGCAAGGTTGAGGGCGAGCTCGCCATCTAATCCAGTGCAGCTTGGTGCAGCACCGTTCAACACATCAACAAAGTGCTGCCATTCAGAGACGTAGGCTTGATGATAACGCTGCAAAAAGAAGTGTTCAGGGTTCGCTCGCTGCTGCCCTTGCTCGGCACTCAGTGTTACAAGATTCTCCAAAGCGTTTCCAACTTGGAGCATGCCCTTTTCTCCATGGACTTCGACACGTTGATCATAACCGTAGCCAGAGCGGCGACTATTGTGAATCGTCGCCATCGCGCCTGACGGAAATTCCATCACAATGACGCTAGTATCTATGTCTCCCACTTCTCCAATTTCTGGGTCGACCAT comes from Vibrio astriarenae and encodes:
- a CDS encoding DUF3626 domain-containing protein produces the protein MSQNAVEQALANIKSKSVGGEYSKGHSVTINFHPDRLTATGKPLLAAIADDGFLKSQFETGTSNGGLTAYQGGERWLWEQRVFDGAYDQAAECLRPKYGALNYRQYGMGASPRFGSAYFELKPQVLERTTFCYPDSFFEPEDFAVSRGLDVLIEKALSDDQDRLDDYIEAHIHGEVSVKDDIACVVLDPVYRGTDIEKHARQLGVPVRWHQGFELSIDEMSAHPDYRGQQYIELAKEIASEGVVNPLLIGLAVTRQGYDEQDVKKVWHYLARFGYCASSK
- a CDS encoding DUF3147 family protein, yielding MLWIVIKLFATASIIVLVSEIAKRSDKLGALVAALPMVTILALIWMYIEGQGQEKLANHAYYTFWYVIPTLPMFLLFPYLLGKLSFWFSLFVCAFVSLFCFWVVVVVARSFGVDLIL